From the genome of Nicotiana sylvestris chromosome 2, ASM39365v2, whole genome shotgun sequence, one region includes:
- the LOC104228775 gene encoding uncharacterized protein, with the protein MSNIAKVDKKTYDCLMEEPPERWARSCSPRRRYDMLTTNIVESMNSVLLEARELPLSRMIDFIQVKLQRWFYKRRNEAEGTFYDVSCWVEKELKKKIDLAFTLNVFPVDSWHSRVEEEGITFLMDLNKRTCDCFLFQFDELPCIHAISAIEKRNIKKSNFCSHWYLKELSRPWFALRELS; encoded by the exons ATGTCAAATATAGCAAAAGTAGATAAGAAGACTTATGACTGCTTGATGGAAGAACCACCAGAAAGGTGGGCACGTTCTTGTAGTCCACGACGAAGATATGACATGCTCACAACAAACATAGTTGAATCAATGAATTCTGTCCTATTAGAAGCAAGGGAGCTGCCTCTATCAAGAATGATAGATTTCATTCAAGTGAAGCTACAACGTTGGTTTtataaaagaagaaatgaagcagAAGGAACGTTTTATGATGTTTCTTGTTGGGTAGAGaaggaattgaagaaaaagaTAGATTTAGCATTTACTTTGAAT gtcttccctgttgattcatggcattctagagttgaagaagaaggaataaCTTTCTTGATGGACTTAAACAAAAGAACATGTGATTGTTTTCTGTTTCAATTTGATGAATTACCATGCATACATGCAATTTCAGCTATCGAGAAGAGAAACATCAAGAAGTCCAACTTTTGCTCGCACTGGTACTTAAAGgaattgtcacgaccctggtttgccctccgtgaactatcgtga